A stretch of Babesia bigemina genome assembly Bbig001, chromosome : III DNA encodes these proteins:
- a CDS encoding membrane protein, putative, whose protein sequence is MTSSVLAVKKTGSGFSGVSSGPLPLRMLSVLVLMVTVSLNVPSSVALETRQRFSSPIGIVNNVNVASPNNFESPIIVQEENQSWNVAEPHIATINAHRVDTHSQKTESKTVPAWDYARHGADWTSGMCKIGSMQSPVDLHVDGLVSRRPENLKQVFESVLKGDTTVNTLSDGWKRGDIVYSYRHLISSVQVMRTDKVFRLSIPANEGSTFGALFTTDRPNLYMATHIEFHSPSEHTFEGSANRRQVEVQIWHYYGDDSGADSGIRSLELNEHTDMNVLVSTHDADMINRVNKVGAQRMDAESKLSSKKAEESHKSEEPAAKNDKSNEVDDSKSKSDEGDKTSSHDQADKTPHVDHFADSHQNDKPVADDVTKDVHSETYVQPSTSDKPGEHGTAEVSSASDKSTPPVVNESQSEGADTKKEEKSPYVIVDIDGNKIGQNKPSGSASATNNTRGHSEDVKSATKSVAVAEKHEEHKDSDPDDYEDIDDEEDDEVDDGEDIKDANFVNDEAGASFIEVLSDVEMADGHHVINPNFANTKPHDAVVHSVRNGSYRGNLHQEQNNTPLAISDKAENISDMHAQSTGEKLTDKHADAAKPADSADGKKKNDGTGHESHPLKSEHSKVYSDMVESEQFELLHKYLLDHLHKAAYDKEGDRRHVSEKRRARETGVHWGRWAVLSMTFMSEEMERTRIETLKSFPSERFMEQVLSVGSEVDVSADPNSSGVGDLGADNGSELPVVELDVPINLSSLLMMLETKNLNYFAYDGSFTRPGCEETVRWYVAKESLPVSTELMLQIHRMLNQTRDQTAHSAPINKYRELQNVNSNLHNSGKVHLVHAYPMEYFIAASLDHARQTPVHHESGFYTCSFGLWAIIAAVTLMYL, encoded by the coding sequence ATGACGTCTTCTGTGCTTGCGGTCAAGAAAACGGGATCGGGATTCTCCGGCGTATCGTCGGGCCCCCTTCCTCTCCGCATGCTGTCTGTCTTGGTGTTAATGGTGACTGTGTCCCTTAACGTCCCGTCCTCTGTGGCTTTGGAAACGCGACAGAGGTTTTCTTCGCCTATCGGAATCGTCAATAACGTGAATGTAGCCTCCCCAAACAACTTTGAGTCGCCTATCATAGTGCAAGAAGAGAACCAGTCCTGGAATGTGGCAGAGCCACATATTGCTACCATCAACGCACACCGCGTAGATACCCACTCGCAAAAAACCGAAAGCAAGACTGTGCCTGCATGGGATTACGCGCGCCATGGTGCTGACTGGACCTCGGGTATGTGCAAAATCGGCTCCATGCAGTCTCCAGTGGATCTACACGTGGATGGTCTGGTGAGCCGTAGACCAGAAAATCTCAAGCAAGTGTTCGAGTCTGTGCTTAAAGGAGACACTACAGTGAATACTCTGAGTGATGGTTGGAAGCGCGGAGATATCGTCTATTCGTATCGTCATCTCATATCGTCCGTACAGGTGATGCGCACCGACAAAGTATTCCGACTGTCGATTCCGGCTAACGAAGGATCTACGTTCGGCGCACTATTCACTACCGACAGACCTAACTTGTACATGGCAACCCACATCGAGTTTCACTCGCCCAGTGAGCACACCTTCGAAGGTTCTGCCAACAGGCGCCAGGTGGAGGTGCAGATCTGGCATTACTACGGTGACGACTCGGGCGCTGATTCAGGAATCAGAAGCCTGGAGTTAAACGAGCATACCGACATGAACGTGCTGGTGAGCACGCATGACGCCGATATGATTAACCGTGTTAACAAAGTTGGCGCTCAAAGGATGGATGCCGAAAGTAAGTTGTCGTCTAAAAAGGCTGAAGAATCTCATAAATCGGAGGAGCCCGCCGCTAAGAATGATAAATCTAATGAGGTGGATGATAGTAAATCTAAgagtgatgagggtgatAAAACATCCTCCCATGATCAGGCCGACAAGACCCCACACGTCGATCATTTCGCCGATAGCCACCAAAATGACAAGCCAGTTGCGGATGATGTTACCAAGGATGTTCATAGTGAGACTTATGTACAGCCTTCGACGTCAGACAAACCGGGAGAGCATGGAACCGCAGAGGTTTCATCTGCGAGCGACAAATCGACGCCGCCCGTCGTAAACGAATCGCAGTCTGAGGGTGCTGATACGAAAAAAGAAGAAAAATCGCCTTATGTGATTGTTGACATCGACGGGAACAAGATCGGGCAAAACAAACCGTCAGGCAGTGCTTCCGCAACCAATAATACCCGCGGTCATTCAGAAGATGTCAAATCGGCGACAAAATCCGTTGCCGTAGCTGAAAAGCATGAGGAACACAAGGACAGCGATCCCGACGACTATGAGGATATagatgacgaggaagaCGATGAAGTGGATGATGGAGAGGACATAAAGGATGCCAACTTCGTAAACGACGAAGCCGGTGCCAGCTTTATCGAGGTTCTGAGCGATGTCGAGATGGCAGATGGACATCACGTCATAAACCCGAACTTCGCAAATACCAAGCCACACGATGCGGTGGTACATTCAGTGCGCAACGGCAGTTACAGGGGCAACCTTCACCAAGAGCAAAACAATACTCCCCTGGCAATTAGTGACAAAGCTGAAAACATTTCGGATATGCATGCTCAATCTACGGGTGAAAAGCTTACTGATAAACATGCCGATGCCGCAAAACCTGCTGATTCAGCTGATGGAAAAAAGAAAAACGATGGAACCGGACACGAGTCACATCCCTTGAAATCGGAACACTCGAAGGTATACTCAGACATGGTGGAAAGCGAGCAGTTCGAGCTGTTGCACAAGTACCTGCTCGATCACCTGCACAAGGCCGCGTACGACAAGGAAGgtgaccgccgccacgtgtCGGAGAAACGCCGTGCGCGAGAGACCGGGGTTCACTGGGGTCGCTGGGCAGTGCTTTCCATGACTTTCATGAGTGAGGAGATGGAGAGGACCCGTATCGAAACCTTGAAATCTTTTCCCTCCGAAAGGTTCATGGAACAGGTGCTGAGCGTAGGGTCCGAGGTTGATGTGTCTGCTGATCCAAATTCTTCAGGTGTAGGTGACCTTGGTGCCGATAATGGGTCGGAGCTTCCGGTAGTCGAACTCGACGTGCCAATCAACCTTTCCTCTCTTCTGATGATGTTGGAAACGAAAAATTTGAACTACTTCGCGTACGACGGTTCGTTCACCCGTCCGGGATGTGAGGAGACTGTGCGTTGGTATGTGGCGAAGGAGTCGCTTCCAGTGTCAACTGAGTTGATGCTGCAGATACATCGCATGTTAAACCAGACGCGCGACCAAACCGCGCACTCCGCCCCTATCAACAAGTACAGGGAACTACAGAACGTCAATTCCAACCTGCATAACTCCGGAAAGGTTCACCTTGTTCACGCATACCCAATGGAgtatttcatcgctgcatcACTGGATCACGCACGACAAACGCCAGTTCACCATGAATCAGGATTCTACACTTGTTCATTCGGCTTATGGGCAATAATCGCTGCAGTTACACTTATGTATTTGTAA
- a CDS encoding BETA-CATENIN-LIKE PROTEIN 1 (NUCLEAR ASSOCIATED PROTEIN), putative: MDSTADEEREAITASNLKRHVSVLEKRLLRNQQVRLEHPEDPERWVKSEVDLDEQIRLFHDICAQPELFGQFEELGGLRILRDALSHPNIDIAMATLAVLNEIVDPEVLVRLARAEKFVRSLQELSLHVPCVAALLKIEEDNSEVDYEGVKNALELLENLMELFPSIAGGMSENRELLLFLLRRMKASKTLEYDSNRVHAGEILCILLQHSEECLTLVGGQELEGVDKLLRIITVFRKKDPEGVEEEELVENAVQCLCRLMLIPSNRLLFGKLQGVKLLIRLIKERRSTYRLAITLLDYALMDSPENCALFVSGLGLKCIFSVLMRKGVRTKPGSEDEKLEDEHVLGVVHSLCAHSSGTELARVMNKFVEHKYEKLERLIELHEKYNAMSRAAAKSIQGRSGSVRSMYSALQLNEDKQKYLERYEAGLSICQLVDCIILRLYNMGNSNLSSCLLVLLHNKGVDIQDIYNNISDYLEHLDESANDTREKVDRLLKTFLTGASDSGLFE, translated from the exons ATGGATTCCACGGCTGATGAG GAGAGGGAGGCCATCACGGCATCCAACCTCAAAAGGCATGTGTCCGTGCTCGAAAAACGTCTGCTGCGCAATCAGCAGGTGCGTCTGGAACACCCGGAGGACCCAGAGCG CTGGGTGAAATCGGAGGTCGATCTGGATGAGCAGATTCGTCTATTCCATGACATATGCGCTCAGCCTGAGCTCTTCGGGCAGTTCGAGGAGCTCGGCGGCCTGCGCATCCTGCGCGACGCACTATCGCATCCAAACATTG ATATCGCAATGGCAACGCTTGCCGTTTTGAACGAAATAGTCGACCCAGAGGTGCTAGTTCGACTCGCTCGCGCTGAGAAATTCGTGCGCTCCCTGCAAGAGTTGAGCCTGCACGTACCTTGCGtcgcggcgctgctgaagatCGAGGAGGACAACTCGGAGGTGGACTATGAAGGCGTAAAGAATGCGCTGGAGCTCTTGGAGAACCTCATGGAGCTCTTCCCGTCGATAGCGGGGGGCATGAGCGAAAACCGCGAACTGCTTCTGTTCTTGTTGCGCCGCATGAAGGCGAGCAAAACGCTGGAGTACGACTCGAACCGCGTACACGCGGGGGAGATACTGTGTATCCTCCTGCAGCATTCGGAGGAGTGCCTAACGCTGGTGGGCGGACAGGAGTTGGAAGGGGTTGacaagctgctgcgcatCATCACCGTGTTCCGCAAAAAGGACCCCGAGGGAGTAGAGGAAGAGGAACTTGTCGAAAATGCTGTCCAGTGCCTCTGCAGGCTGATGCTGAT ACCGTCCAATCGCTTGCTCTTCGGGAAACTGCAAGGTGTTAAGCTGCTGATTCGGCTTATAAAGGAGCGCCGCTCAACCTATCGTTTGGCCATAACGCTGCTAGATTATGCCCTGATGGATTCGCCGGAAAACTGCGCGCTCTTCGTTTCTGG GCTCGGGCTCAAGTGCATATTTAGCGTGTTGATGCGCAAGGGAGTTCGCACTAAACCCGGATCGGAGGATGAGAAACTCGAGGACGAGCACGTGTTGGGAGTGGTCCACTCGCTGTGCGCCCACAGCTCCGGCACGGAGCTCGCTCGCGTGATGAACAAGTTCGTCGAGCACAAATACGAAAAGTTGGAGCGCCTAATTGAGCTCCACGAGAAGTACAATGCGATGAGCCGTGCCGCAGCCAAGAGCATTCAGGGGCGCAGTGGAAGCGTACGTTCTATGTActcggcgctgcagctgaatGAGGACAAGCAAAAGTACCTGGAGCGTTACGAAGCCGGGCTCTCAATATGCCAGTTGGTGGACTGCATCATATTGCGTCTGTACAACATGGGCAATTCGAACCTCAGCTCGTGCCTCCTGGTTCTACTACACAACAAGGGTGTCGATATACAGGACATATACAACAATATCTCCG ACTATCTGGAGCACCTGGACGAAAGTGCTAATGACACTAGAGAGAAAGTGGACCGGCTGCTGAAGACCTTCTTAACCGGTGCCAGTGATAGTGGACTCTTCGAGTGA
- a CDS encoding DnaJ domain containing protein, putative: MRHQDKDTMFNSTHPEASRHRESGSGGRDHVTNRGMDKRFHEYLKDLRWGVPHTNYGGEAGTRGSTSDKKASHNRKEDKSRDSRHYDSSINEEQRKRMMRLHATVPDSTFAERSAARISKNRLRRHADDTYGKMLYTTSVEMFRNDNFFQEAESSSDNAFSIRHDSQTSTDEGSPVVVENEIHYSTEPEAARSKSHRERSPYRWHPESDADPNSAEVKPPVRSAREMPNHNDNDYIFDVEFGYEEPGHASAGYAGAHSMLERDYSGLVMSLRAMADQIESMASAREAAQRENERIRRALYSQLHLKNQELARLRNQAREHESERSDLEARLDALEAKLLRLKSTRRADRPKDQEGADGEETDDSNYTATMPAVIIDADELDQRRRSYITTLKTYLYTSMDQSSNAAFQSELYRDLSSMPEVVRCGDLVDFINDGIRSDADVLHSRLRHSALRHGINRIFTEGHLPAATNRYPYPQEFERRVVDEMESSHPPRRFSMHGTAKSDAQREKMGVVMNRLVLLSILKHTDMGTLYNYLFTALYYDNFRAVEILKESVARRFLDFQLAPTYSARVSHPMMWSFGDSCNATQAYRYMKALDFNFATFPTDPHNGDNLWHRVAKGDAVAVVQTLKPYAIDAEHISAPNHHKETPLDVAKGKVRVELMGLAVVQKAAKGSENYRDNDFEAALKMYSEAIEMQIEVLSIDGGDKVATQDVNLGKLYYNKARSLMHLDRWTGAVEACELCVQHIPSYTNAYATCIQAYEKLLDWGNAAKTCYLMRENCGVFDDEKMAALQSQLGATMFQILGVSSTANPREIKQAFNQLCKQWHPDKINLDPANVDLKRRAMNQFNRLYEAREKLLDDSARKVEQSKPETPYKHPEPIVDASGKASKGAEATAAKIEPLQHHLSKLKCESQDDVAVDEQLLQTAVDRIQQQMNEMHAKA; this comes from the coding sequence ATGAGGCATCAAGATAAAGACACAATGTTCAATTCAACGCATCCGGAGGCTTCTAGGCACCGCGAATCGGGCAGCGGTGGGCGGGACCACGTAACCAATAGGGGTATGGATAAGAGGTTCCACGAATACCTTAAGGATTTACGCTGGGGGGTGCCGCACACGAACTACGGCGGCGAAGCCGGTACCAGAGGCTCCACATCCGACAAAAAAGCGTCTCACAACAGAAAAGAGGACAAATCAAGGGACTCCAGGCACTACGACAGCAGCATCAATGAGGAACAACGCAAACGCATGATGCGTCTGCATGCGACGGTACCAGACTCTACGTTCGCTGAAAGGAGCGCTGCACGTATAAGCAAAAACCGGTTGCGTCGCCACGCTGACGACACCTACGGGAAAATGCTTTACACCACCTCTGTGGAGATGTTCCGCAATGACAACTTTTTCCAAGAGGCTGAGAGTTCATCGGATAACGCCTTTAGCATCCGCCATGATTCTCAGACGTCCACGGATGAAGGCAGCCCCGTGGTTGTAGAGAATGAAATACACTACTCTACGGAACCGGAGGCGGCAAGGTCCAAATCGCATCGGGAGCGCAGTCCGTACAGATGGCACCCGGAGTCAGATGCAGACCCCAACAGCGCGGAAGTCAAGCCGCCAGTTAGGAGTGCCAGGGAGATGCCAAACCACAACGACAACGATTATATCTTTGATGTCGAGTTTGGCTACGAGGAACCTGGTCACGCATCAGCTGGATATGCTGGTGCGCATTCGATGCTCGAAAGGGATTACAGTGGGCTGGTGATGTCACTCCGAGCGATGGCCGACCAAATAGAGTCGATGGCTAGTGCCAGAGAAGCAGCCCAACGTGAAAACGAGCGAATACGCAGGGCCCTATACAGCCAGCTGCACCTGAAGAACCAAGAGCTGGCCCGCCTGCGCAACCAGGCCAGGGAGCACGAATCGGAGAGGAGCGACCTGGAGGCGAGACTAGATGCACTTGAGGCTAAGTTGCTGCGTCTAAAGAGCACCCGCAGAGCCGACCGACCTAAGGATCAGGAGGGTGCGGACGGCGAAGAAACTGACGACTCAAACTACACCGCAACCATGCCCGCCGTCATTATCGATGCTGATGAGCTCGACCAGAGGAGACGTTCATACATAACGACCCTGAAAACGTATCTGTACACCAGTATGGACCAGTCGTCTAACGCTGCTTTTCAATCGGAGCTGTACCGCGACCTGAGCTCGATGCCGGAGGTGGTGCGTTGTGGCGACCTGGTGGACTTCATTAACGACGGCATacggagcgatgcagacgTTTTGCACAGCCGCCTGAGGCACTCGGCGCTGCGGCACGGCATCAATCGCATATTCACTGAGGGGCACCTGCCGGCCGCCACCAATAGGTACCCCTACCCGCAAGAGTTCGAGCGGCGTGTGGTGGATGAGATGGAGTCGAGCCACCCTCCGCGCAGGTTCAGCATGCACGGTACAGCGAAAAGCGATGCCCAACGCGAGAAAATGGGGGTTGTCATGAACCGCTTAGTGTTGCTGAGCATCCTTAAGCACACTGATATGGGCACGCTCTACAACTACCTCTTCACCGCGTTGTACTACGACAACTTCAGGGCTGTGGAAATTCTGAAAGAATCCGTCGCGCGAAGGTTCCTCGATTTCCAGCTGGCGCCGACGTACAGCGCGCGTGTGAGCCATCCGATGATGTGGTCGTTCGGCGATTCGTGCAATGCCACGCAGGCATACCGGTACATGAAGGCATTGGACTTCAACTTCGCCACATTCCCAACCGATCCCCATAATGGAGACAACCTGTGGCACAGGGTGGCGAAGGGTGACGCCGTGGCTGTAGTGCAGACCTTGAAGCCATACGCCATCGACGCGGAGCACATCAGCGCGCCCAACCACCACAAGGAGACCCCGCTGGATGTCGCCAAGGGCAAGGTCCGCGTCGAACTCATGGGGTTGGCAGTGGTCCAAAAGGCGGCAAAGGGCTCCGAGAACTACCGGGACAACGATTTCGAGGCTGCGCTGAAGATGTACTCGGAGGCCATAGAGATGCAGATAGAGGTGCTCAGcatcgacggcggcgacaaAGTGGCCACCCAAGACGTGAACCTGGGCAAGCTCTACTACAACAAGGCCCGCAGTCTGATGCACCTGGACAGGTGGACTGGCGCGGTGGAAGCGTGCGAGCTCTGCGTGCAGCACATTCCGTCGTACACCAACGCCTACGCCACCTGCATCCAGGCGTACGAGAAACTGCTTGACTGGGGTAATGCGGCTAAAACGTGTTATCTGATGCGCGAGAACTGCGGCGTGTTCGACGACGAGAAGATGGCGGCTCTGCAGTCACAGCTGGGGGCAACCATGTTCCAGATCCTCGGTGTCAGCAGCACGGCGAACCCCCGCGAAATAAAGCAGGCTTTCAACCAGCTGTGCAAGCAATGGCACCCTGATAAGATAAACCTGGACCCGGCCAATGTTGACCTCAAGCGTCGTGCGATGAACCAGTTCAACCGTCTGTACGAGGCCCGGGAAAAGCTGCTCGACGACAGCGCTAGAAAGGTGGAGCAGTCGAAGCCGGAAACTCCCTATAAACACCCGGAACCGATTGTCGACGCTTCGGGCAAGGCATCGAAGGGAGCTGAGGCCACGGCTGCCAAAATAGAGCCTCTACAACACCACCTTTCGAAACTAAAATGCGAGTCTCAGGATGACGTAGCCGTCGATGAGCAGCTCCTGCAAACGGCCGTGGACCGCATACAGCAGCAGATGAACGAAATGCACGCCAAAGCTTGA
- a CDS encoding clathrin adaptor complex small chain family protein, putative, producing MIYGVFLQNVKNNTRLSRWYCNFSQQEKKRIADLIYTEISRRDVRWVNFYDLEGRKVVYRKYAGIVISIYTDREDNTLAYHELIHLIVEILDDFYDNVHELDVVCNFNTLHSLLNELILAGELLETSKQTVLDRMKATYKLN from the exons ATGATTTACGGCGTCTTCCTGCAGAATGTGAAGAACAACACGCGCCTGTCCAGGTG GTACTGCAACTTCAGCCAGCAGGAAAAGAAACGCATCGCGGACCTCATCTACACGGAGATATCGCGGCGCGACGTGCGCTGGGTGAACTTCTACGACCTGGAAGGCCGCAAGGTTGTCTACCGCAAGTACGCCGGGATCGTCATCAGCATCTACACCGACCGCGAGGACAACACGCTGGCGTACCACGAGCTCATCCACCTCATCGTCGAGATCCTCGACGACTTCTACGACAACGTGCACGAGCTGGACGTCGTGTGCAACTTCAACACGCTGCACAGCCTGCTCAACGAGCTCATACTTGCAGGCGAACTGCTCGAAACCTCGAAGCAGACTGTGCTTGACCGGATGAAGGCCACGTATAAGTTGAACTGA
- a CDS encoding nucleoside diphosphate kinase family protein, putative has product MDAERTFIMVKPDGVQRGIMGEVLKRYEQKGLKLVAAKFHQPIAEVVANHYSEHREKPFYGSLCDFIAQGPVFCMIWEGPEAVKIGRKLVGVTSPMESAPGTIRGDFGVVTHKNLVHASSSVEDAKRECSLWFKPEEIVSWDRAVAGWIV; this is encoded by the exons ATGGACGCGGAAAGGACATTCATCATGGTAAAGCCCGACGGCGTTCAGCGCGGCATCATGGGCGAGGTGCTCAAGCGCTATGAGCAAAAGGGGCTGAAGCTGGTGGCCGCCAAGTTCCACCAACCGATCGCTGAGGTCGTTGCCAACCACTACAGCGAGCACAGAGAAAAGCCCTTCTACGGCTCGCTTTGCGACTTCATCGCGCAGGGGCCAGTTTTCTGCATGATCTGGGAGGGGCCCGAGGCAGTTAAGATCGGTCGCAAGCTGGTGGGCGTCACTTCTCCCATGGAGAGCGCGCCAG GGACCATCCGCGGGGACTTCGGCGTTGTCACGCACAAAAACCTGGTTCACGCCAGCAGCTCAGTGGAGGACGCCAAGCGCGAGTGCAGCTTGTGGTTCAAACCCGAAGAGATCGTCTCGTGGGACAGAGCTGTGGCAGGCTGGATCGTGTAA
- a CDS encoding SRP54-type protein, GTPase domain containing protein, putative, whose protein sequence is MIDYACVVSRGGVVLWNQHFDHGFDGHDGQRTGEALNKLISSVLLEERGATQQASIDGISFRWKALHSIDAVMYIMYQGIQSSQNIGNLLDTAADLFVSHVRKRHTNPSSINWVTDTLGFEFDEEFSQLLYKIGLSASKAAAPEATDNAPQRAANGKKEQSKKPGKTGRDWGIRQTVSQREMDALDYSTDKDSRSGQKPTTAESAATPQPEGAIDPSAKGGIGGIFRSARRSLGRIFGRNKSDLASRPSTDEGSNGPSVLDNFAKMVLKYAGNMVLTPEAIEEPLKELRLKLNAKNVANDISTMICDSISAGLVGKKTASLKSVAATVREALEASVRRILTPKEPINLLRNVSEANARGEVYSVLFLGVNGVGKSTSLAKVTYLLKCNGFKVLLIACDTFRSGAVEQLKIHADKLGVELFERGYGKDPSAICREGMKHARANGFNVVLIDTAGRMQDNEPLMAALSKLIHVNNPDLLLFVGEALVGNDAVDQLRKFNQAIHRMGESSDELRGRRIDGIILTKFDTVDDKVGAALSMCYITGQPIVFVGTGQTYTNLNKLEINDVVKSLTS, encoded by the exons ATGATAGATTACGCTTGTGTTGTGAGCCGTGGTGGCGTTGTGCTCTGGAATCAGCACTTCGACCACGGCTTCGACGGCCACGATGGGCAGCGGACCGGTGAAGCCCTCAACAAGCTGATCAGCAGCGTTCTACTGGAG GAACGCGGCGCTACGCAGCAGGCCAGCATAGACGGCATCAGCTTCCGCTGGAAGGCGCTGCACTCCATCGATGCAGTCATGTACATTATGTATCAA GGCATTCAGAGCTCCCAGAACATTGGGAACTTACTGGACACCGCCGCCGACCTCTTCGTGTCGCATGTGCGGAAGCGCCACACGAACCCGTCGTCAATCAACTGGGTCACCGACACTCTTGGTTTCGAGTTCGATGAAGAATTCAGCCAGCTACTGTACAAGATAGGTTTGAGCGCTagcaaggctgcggcgccgGAGGCAACGGACAACGCCCCGCAGCGCGCCGCAAATGGCAAGAAGGAGCAGTCGAAGAAGCCGGGCAAAACTGGGCGCGATTGGGGGATACGGCAAACGGTTTCGCAGCGGGAAATGGACGCGCTCGACTACTCAACTGACAAAGATTCGCGGTCGGGCCAAAAGCCGACGACCGCCGAAAGTGCTGCCACGCCGCAACCTGAAGGCGCCATTGACCCTTCGGCAAAGGGCGGCATTGGTGGTATTTTCCGCAGCGCACGCAGGTCGCTGGGCAGGATTTTCGGGCGCAACAAGAGCGACCTGGCTTCGAGGCCCAGCACCGACGAGGGCTCCAATGGCCCCAGCGTGCTGGACAACTTCGCCAAAATGGTACTGAAATACGCGGGTAACATGGTTCTGACCCCCGAGGCCATAGAAGAACCGCTGAAGGAGCTGAGGCTGAAGTTGAACGCGAAAAACGTTGCCAACGACATCTCCACCATGATTTGCGACTCCATTTCGGCAGGCCTGGTTGGCAAGAAGACGGCGTCGCTGAAGTCGGTGGCCGCCACCGTGCGCGAGGCGCTGGAGGCGTCCGTTCGGCGCATCCTCACGCCGAAGGAACCGATCAATCTGCTGCGCAACGTCTCCGAAGCCAACGCACGCGGCGAGGTGTACTCCGTGCTGTTCCTTGGAGTGAACGGGGTGGGCAAGTCCACGAGCCTGGCCAAGGTGACCTACCTGCTCAAGTGCAACGGGTTCAAGGTACTGCTCATCGCGTGCGACACGTTCCGTTCTGGTGCTGTGGAGCAGCTCAAGATCCATGCGGACAAGCTGGGCGTGGAGCTCTTCGAGCGCGGCTACGGCAAGGACCCTTCGGCCATCTGTCGCGAGGGTATGAAGCACGCACGTGCGAATGGGTTCAACGTGGTGCTGATCGACACCGCGGGTCGTATGCAGGACAACGAGCCGCTGATGGCGGCCCTGTCTAAGCTGATCCACGTGAACAACCCCGACCTGCTGCTCTTTGTCGGTGAGGCTCTGGTGGGCAACGACGCCGTGGACCAGCTGCGCAAGTTCAACCAGGCGATCCATCGAATGGGCGAGTCAAGCGACGAGTTGCGCGGCCGGAGGATCGACGGCATTATTCTCACCAAGTTCGACACTGTGGACGACAAGGTCGGCGCTGCCCTTTCGATGTGCTACATCACGGGGCAGCCCATCGTATTCGTGGGCACTGGGCAGACGTACACGAATCTGAACAAGCTGGAAATCAACGACGTTGTGAAGTCGCTGACCAGCTGA